In the genome of Deltaproteobacteria bacterium, one region contains:
- the torT gene encoding TMAO reductase system periplasmic protein TorT, with amino-acid sequence MSRAKVKKWMGLGVLIFGMIFVMNIGMGLAAEKPWWPVKVNSYYGVYDVKTKAPGRPAKSMTGPKVEDWVPPPKANKSYTIGVSFPHLKDPYWLAVDYGIIAEAKRLGVGINLVAAEGYTDLANQVSQVENLAQQGVDGIILASISYTALDPVVEEITKKGIPVIEVINDIQAPAIRGKALVSFFDMGYHAGEFLMGDAKGKKEVNVVFLPGPAGSGWAPDTLDGFKESIKKFTGKINILAVKWGDTGKDVQLKLVEDALQTFPKIDYLVGNAVMADAAVGPLAETGKNKTTKIVSTYIIPPLYDKIKKGEVTAAPSDMTVTQGQMAVDMMVRILNGEKPGKDFAFRSGPQIPTITKANINKYPYEVLFGPKDFRPEFKVEVKK; translated from the coding sequence ATGAGCAGGGCAAAGGTAAAAAAATGGATGGGGTTAGGTGTTCTGATTTTCGGAATGATTTTTGTGATGAACATTGGGATGGGTTTAGCGGCTGAAAAACCCTGGTGGCCGGTTAAAGTGAACAGCTATTACGGTGTTTATGATGTGAAGACCAAGGCCCCCGGGCGGCCGGCGAAAAGTATGACCGGCCCCAAGGTGGAAGACTGGGTTCCTCCCCCAAAAGCCAATAAATCTTATACGATCGGTGTCTCTTTCCCTCACCTGAAAGACCCCTATTGGCTGGCGGTAGACTATGGAATTATTGCCGAGGCTAAACGATTAGGTGTTGGTATTAATCTGGTTGCTGCCGAGGGCTACACCGATCTGGCCAACCAGGTCAGCCAGGTGGAAAACCTGGCCCAACAAGGCGTGGATGGAATCATTCTGGCCTCGATTTCCTATACGGCGCTGGATCCGGTGGTGGAAGAGATCACCAAAAAAGGGATTCCCGTGATCGAGGTTATTAACGACATTCAAGCCCCGGCTATTCGGGGTAAGGCCCTGGTCTCCTTTTTTGACATGGGCTATCATGCCGGAGAATTTTTGATGGGGGATGCAAAAGGCAAAAAGGAAGTCAACGTGGTCTTTTTGCCCGGGCCGGCCGGTTCCGGATGGGCCCCGGATACCCTGGACGGCTTCAAAGAATCGATCAAAAAATTCACCGGAAAAATAAATATCCTGGCAGTGAAATGGGGAGATACGGGCAAGGACGTCCAGCTAAAATTGGTTGAAGATGCCTTGCAGACTTTCCCCAAGATCGACTACCTGGTGGGTAATGCCGTCATGGCCGATGCGGCCGTCGGTCCTTTGGCGGAAACCGGGAAAAATAAAACCACCAAAATCGTCTCCACCTATATCATTCCTCCCCTTTATGATAAAATTAAAAAAGGGGAAGTGACCGCTGCCCCATCGGATATGACCGTTACCCAGGGCCAGATGGCCGTGGATATGATGGTACGGATCTTAAATGGTGAAAAACCGGGGAAAGATTTCGCCTTCCGTTCCGGCCCCCAGATCCCGACCATAACCAAGGCCAATATAAACAAGTATCCCTATGAAGTGCTCTTCGGTCCTAAAGACTTCCGGCCGGAGTTCAAGGTGGAAGTGAAGAAATAG